The DNA region ATTAGCCTACCAATGTACTAACTTATCCAATAATAAGCCTAcaaacacaaaatgcaaaacttTTCCAAAAATAAGCCTAcaaacacaaaatgcaaaacagaTCATTTCTACCTCTAGGAACAAAGTTTCTGGTGTAAAAATTTGTGAAGTAATACCTCTTTGATGAGATATATTAttgctagaaaaaaaatccatttggcTTGGTTCTCCAATGGATCAAATTTACCAATGGCAGAAACCATAGtaacatgtattttgaacttacACATGCTCTTAATAAATATATCCTGAACATCTGAGTCAGACtatcaattaaattttttgttgtaaGTGTATACTGAATAATaagagacaatttttttaaagtggtactggaaattaaacccaggggtgttctaccactgagttacatccccagcccttttatttatttatatatttatttatttctcaggcaggtaggatcttactaagttgcctagactggtctcaaatttagatccttctgcctcagtcttctgagtagctgggattgtaggcatgtgctcctgtatccagcaagAGGCAATGTATTAAAAAACATAAGGGTGCTCTGAAACAGAACATATGCCCTCAGATAAAAGAATtcttactggggctggggatgtggctcaagcggtagcgctctcgcctgtcatgcgtgcagcccgggttcgagcctcagcaccacataccaacaaaagatgttgtgtccgccaagaactaaaaaataaatattaaaaatctctctctctctcctctctctcctctctctttaaaaaaaaaaaaaaaagaattcttactCAGTTTTCCACTGTTGTCAGGATGATTGAGGTGAAAAGTGACCAGCACCACACAGTAATTGAAAGTTCTGAGGGTGGCGTGGGGGGATTGGAAGGCAAGCTGTATAGAGTATTCTGCCCCATTTGTAATACGTAACACTACTATGTGATACATGTACAAGGTGAGATTTATCTTAGGTTTACTTAGGTTCCTTCTCCACCTAAAAGAGATTTGATTCTATtgatgcaaatttttttttaaatcacagaatTAGTTTTCAACACAGTAGATAGAAAACTTGGATGAAATAAATCAACAGTATAAAGTATACATTAGTCTTTATGAGTTCAATATTGTAAGTGCACAAAATATATAACATTGTGTTCCTGTCTTACATTAGAGACTCCAATAGCTAGATATTTATATTCCTAAGAGGAAATATGACTTAAATGACATGACAAAACCTTACTAGCTTATTTAATCATATGATAAAAAATGACAAGTATATGAGGATAAAGTAATTAACTTAGTCCCTAAATCTTTAAAACTTTTAGTTTCTAAAGCTGAATACCTAGTAAGTTTacccatttgtcattttttatcataacaaaacttcaaaatggatttatttttaaaaggcttgaAGATAGAAAGTGGGTAAAATAACTTATGCACTAACCAGGGATTGTTTGGATATAATTATAAATTGCCAATCACCACAATTAAATGATACTTagacttttaaaagttattttgttaaaaaaaggaaagaagaaagaaaatcagatatTATCTAACTAACTAATTATGAAACTTAAGAAATTTACACATTTGTGGCTGAGTATTCAACAAAACATTCCCAGTGGAATGGTCTCtaaaaatatctataattaatacagaacagtttttttaaaaaaggcttacTGTCTCGGTGAGTTAGCAGAGAATTCCTCTTCTGAATCAGGAAAGTTTAGGGTTTGCCAAACAcgattatttttttcagtggagAGGGCATCTCTTTCTTGCTCAGGGTGGATTAATTTTAAAGCCTCTGTTCCATTTTCTCCCTCTATCTTGTCACTTGGATTTGGTTGTGGTTCTGGACTCTTTAAAATCAGATCATCTTCACTTATAGAGACTGTGAGGTCATTGCTACTGCATAAACTTTCCTTCTCCTGTTCTTCCTGCATTTTTTGTAACTGTGGGTCCCCATGGGCAAGATGATCTGTAAAAGGGGATATGAACAGATTATTGATCAAGAACTTCCTGGAGAATCAAGGTAACGTGGAACAGAATTATCCATCAgttaaaaatatgcagaaaaaccCACAACTAATGATAGTATTTTaaaaccccaaaatatttttatcttattttttattttatttaaaaatttgttatttttgtgctGGGTTTGagcaaatccagggcctcatgtgctaaacatgtgctctaccaatgagctacaccctcCACcctcaaaaaatactttaaaatattttttaaaaatcatagtgaGTTTAAATTATCAGGTAAACTAACTGTAAAATACCATTTACATGTACACATTTATGAATTCATTAAAATTGAATTCATTCACATAATAATCACTATTTGGGTttctggtaaagaaaaaaaaatagagtatattttATCCTTATGTAAGATCACTAACACCCAGAAAAATGAAACACTAACAAAAATCTGCAAACTCAGTCAGCCTCTCACCCCACCTGAGAAACCTTCCCAAGCAGAATGCTTCTCTTGAGACCACTTATTTTCAGATGCACAGTGTTCTGAAACTGATATCGCAGAGACAGGCGGGCTGGCTCTTTCTTCCTCAACTTCAATATGTTCTCGTGTCAGTATTTCTCCCTCTGATCCCTCTGATCTGCTGGAACTGTCACACTTTAAATCAGTGGTCCTGTTCTCTGGACTTAATCTTTTCTGTAACGAGGAATGAAGTTCAGCAGACTTTTTGCCTTCTGATAAATTACCATTGCTATGATGTATGTTGCTTCCTATCTCCAAGCAATGAGTTTGTTCCTCCTCAGACAATACACTGGCTGTGACTGGCGTTTTCTCACCAATCTGAAGAGATGTCTTTCCATCTATTCTGTCAGACTTATTTAAGCACTCTGTGTCACTATTAGTTTGTACTACACAGCTGTCTGTCACATTGCTTCTCTGGGCTGTCTGTTGGTGTGAATGTGGGTCAGGAATTGAAAAGTTCTTTGTGGGTTGGGGAGATTTCTGCTCTATACTGAAAGCTCCAAGGCTTGAGACGGCTGACATTTGGCGGCCCATAAACATTGTTGCTGGTTGATACAATCCTTTTGACACAGTTGTCCCCAAGTTAATTCTTGCTTGCACTGCAACCTGCAATGAGATGTGAGTTAAACATTATGTGTAACAatcaggttgttttttttttttcaatcatattgtttttaaaaatgaaagaaccaTGACCATGGAAATCAGCACTTACCATAATTTATAAAACTTGTTCCTCCCCATGTAATGATGAACAAAAACAGTACAGTCCatgctatttaattttaataataatgtgatcCACAAAGCAACTAATGccaaaaaactatgaaatttttttgaaaaaaaaagaaatgtatgtaCTTAATATAATTAAACTGCatgcttaaaattaaattaaaaaggtaaattttatgatatgtatagattttacaattaaaaacaaaacaaaagaagctaTGAGTTTTAAAAGCACTCCATGGAGAAGCTCAGATTCAATGGAGCTATTTGATCAAAGTAACttgatcaaaggaaaaaaatggtatgGGAATGGGTATACAAAAAACTATTGGAGGTTTCAAAGTTCTATTTCTAGTATTATaagtaatataaaaatttcttgggctagggatgtggctcaagcagtaatgcgctcgcctggcatgcacggggcgctgggttcgatcctcagcaccacataaaaataaaataaagatgctgtgtccaccgaaaactgaaaaataaatattaaaaaattctgtctctctctctcttctctctctctctctctctaaaaaaaattctaataatagccttaaggaaagaattaaaatatattggaTCATGtacaaaatattcataatttatagTCCAACTGTAAACAATATCTACTTTTCCTGACCATCTTCAAGTAATTTTACAGAAATTTCAAGCAATTTCCACTTATTGGCATGTGTATAGGAAGAATGAGCATAATCTCTTACAGAGATATATAGAGAGAGCAAGGAGACACTGAAGCAACTAGTTTGTTGGCTTCATCAAGGATGCATAGAGGGAAGAGGAACTAGAGGTAACAAGCATGAAGACTTCAGAAAGTTAAGTGCTTTTCTTCAAAAGGAACCAAAACACTTCCACACATATAAGAACATTTATTTCACAGAGGTAAATAGAGTATATAGGGGGATGTATTTGCACACCTCTGCAGATGAAAAAACCAAGGGTCAACTATTAAGAGAGAAAATATCATACACACAGCTGAAACAATCCAGATCTTGCTTCTCTTCAAATACACTGTCTTTTCTatgcaaaagtaaaagaaataacttTGATGTGAACCAACCAATGACAGGGATATCAGAGAAAGTGGTAGAATCAGGACCTCTAAAATTTCTCTGCTCCACAAAAGAGATGATAATACTGGGAAAAATTTTTCAGAATGACTTTTCAGAACTCTGGAAATTAACCAGGCTTGCAGCAACCTGGGAGTGCATTTAAGAAAAACAGCTGTATCTTGATAATAACAGAGAGCTTTATGGTATGTTAACTTATCTTATTCCCATTCCTTCCCCAAAGGTCTCCAGTAAACTTCAAAACTTGTACTCACAATGAAAACCAGCAGCAAcgttagagaagattatgctaagtgaagttagccaatcccaaaaaaacaaatgccaaatgttttctctgatataaggagggtgtctcaaagtggggtagggagggagagcatgggaggaagattatttctagatagggaagaggggtgggagggaaagggacgggggaaagggattagcaaggatggtggaatatgaaggtcaacattatacaaaatacatgtatgaagatttgaatttggtgtcaacataccttacatacaaacagagatatgaaaaattgtagtatatatgtgtattaagaattatcaTGCCAAAAAAAGAGTTCATGTATAATGGCacaatttggcgtgaacatactttatatacaaaattacgaaaaattgtgctgtatatgggtaataatgagtgtaatgcattccactattgtcatgtatttaaaaaaaaatttaaaggaaaatccAGTGAAAGAGCTGCCATGTGGAGGGTCTGAAAAGCTCCAACCTATTTCTGGGAATCTAGATGGTTACCTACATGCTCAGGGATGTGTTTATGCTCAGGGATGTGTTTATGCTCAGGAAACATTTCAAGAAGTTCCTAAACTTTCACCTCTGGCTTGCCTTGAAGCACTGTACAAGCAGGAAGTGAAGACTAAGGTAGGGCTCACTGGATGAGTGTACAAAATATGCCCCAACATACATCAGGGCCTGTTGGCAAAGACTATGCGAATTCTAGTTCCAAGTATTAAAGAAAGCTCTGTCTAGTCATTACCTGCCCTCACTAAGTAAACTAAACAGAAACGTCAGTGAACAGACATGAAAAATAATACAGATTTTACATGTTAGTTAAGA from Ictidomys tridecemlineatus isolate mIctTri1 chromosome 5, mIctTri1.hap1, whole genome shotgun sequence includes:
- the Kiz gene encoding centrosomal protein kizuna isoform X4; this encodes MQIEYESQLKKMQLLSKDRLGIKGELKNEDRQKVAVQARINLGTTVSKGLYQPATMFMGRQMSAVSSLGAFSIEQKSPQPTKNFSIPDPHSHQQTAQRSNVTDSCVVQTNSDTECLNKSDRIDGKTSLQIGEKTPVTASVLSEEEQTHCLEIGSNIHHSNGNLSEGKKSAELHSSLQKRLSPENRTTDLKCDSSSRSEGSEGEILTREHIEVEEERASPPVSAISVSEHCASENKWSQEKHSAWEGFSDHLAHGDPQLQKMQEEQEKESLCSSNDLTVSISEDDLILKSPEPQPNPSDKIEGENGTEALKLIHPEQERDALSTEKNNRVWQTLNFPDSEEEFSANSPRQSKQVPDLLGAHLGQCITTLKEHNPLKEEATALLKKALTEECGDRSAIHSNESSCSLPSILNDNSGIKEAKPALWLNSVCTREQEASSGSKDESKEESLAAKVPITETKAYKLLKKSTLQDNTNQIEDRFPKAHASTSQFSGLNIGSSTLKTKTTHKIPSEASFSSSEGSPLSRHENKKKIMTNIKSNAFWGESDDSNSEIEAALRPRNYNTSADDFDDFYD